From the genome of Latilactobacillus curvatus JCM 1096 = DSM 20019:
GTGAAATAAAGTCGAAGCGAGATACAGTAGCAGTAATGTGGCGCCATACACTGCTAGACTAGCAATCGCGACTGGTGAGAGTGTTTTATGAATGCTTTTGACCAGGAGCATGATGACTAACGTTAAACTACCGAAAAAACCAATCCCGTGGGTAATGGCATTCCATATTTCATAAATCAGTTGTTGTCGTTTAATCGTGGAAAGTTGCATGGTTCTCGCCTCTTTTTCTCTATTTGCCGAGTATTATAGCGCGAATGTAGATTATAAGTCAATAGATAATAGAATTCGATTCTATGTTAGTGACAAATGATAATTGCTATGGCATAATAAATATACTATCAACAGATTGGTGGCGTTAATCAGTATGCAATCACAAGAATTTGAAAAATGGTTGGGTGACTTTCAACAATTGCGGTTACCATTATGGTCTGAATTTCCAGATTTAGACCTCTATATGGACCAAGTCATTAGTGAGGTCAATAAACGACTGAGTCCTTTGTTGGACGTTAAAATAACGAAAACAATGATTAATAGCTATGTCAAAATGGCGATTATTGAACGACCGGAAAAGAAACGCTATAATCGGGATCATTTAGCCGAATTGATTGTGGTCAGCATTATGAAATTAGTCTTCCCGCTCGATGTCATTAAACAAGGGATTTCGCAATCGTTGGCAAACGACACCGCTGGTAAGGCATATGATCAGTTTGTGCGGTTATTTAATGCCGAAATTGCGAATATTAACGCGCAATCAACGGTTAATGAATTCAATTTAAACGAGGAACCGCTCAACATTGTTCAAAAAGTAGCCGTTAAATCCGTTATTTATAAGCTAATTGGGACGAAGTTGGTTACCTTAGAAGAACCCGTTTCTATCTTATAAGTCACAAAAAAAGCCTGTCGAATTGTTCGACAGGCTTTTAAATTAGGCTTTATCAAAATCTTTAATCCAAGCAAGTGCAATGGCTTTTTCACCAAGATGGGTCCCGATAACTGGGCCAAAGTAGCTGATATCAATTGGTAAGTCTGGATAGTTTGCTTGAAGCTTATCACGCCATGCAATCGCTGCTGGTTCATCGTTAGCGTGAATGATTAGTGCGCGTAATGGATAGTCAACACGTTCGGCTGTTTCAGCAAAAATTTGTTCAGCGCGGGCGTAAGCCTTCTTCAATGAACGAACCTTCTCAAATGCCGTAATTTTGTTAGTGTCAGCGTCAAACGTTAAAAGCGGTTTAATCTTCAACATGCTACCAATAAAAGCAGATGCGTTTGATAAACGACCACCACGCACTAAGTTTTGTAAGTCGTTAACAATGAAACATTCATCCATTGTGCTTTTTAGATCGTCAAGGCGTGCGATAATCTGGTCGACGGTCACTTCTGGGTCGCGTGCCATTCTGGCCGCTTCCATTGCTAAGTAGCCCATTAACATCACAGTAATCCCTGAATCGTATGGGACAACCTGGATGTTATCGATGGTGCTTGCCGCATTTTTCAATGTCGTGACAAACCCAGAGATGGTACTAGCAAGGTGGATGCTGATGACAGCATCATACCCTTCGTTGCCGAGGTCTTCGTATAGTTTTAACATTTCACCCAGTGGTGGTTGTGATGTACTGGGGAATGTTTCGGATGTTTTTAATTTTTGATAGAACTCTTCAGTGGTTATATCAACGCCTTCATCATAGACCTGGCCATCAAGGATAACCGGAATAGGTACGACGAAGAGATGATGGTCTTTCACTTGCTGTTCTGTGAGATAAGCGGTACTATCAGTGACTACAGCAATTTTCATGGTGACACCTACTTTTTTATTATTCGGTAATAACTATATCATAAATGGTAGGTTAATTCCCCTAAAAATGCCGATTTTCCGAAAAATGTATAGGGCGTCTCATTTTAATGGTCGATTAAAGCTTTGATAATAACGGTTCAGTAGGATTTTTAAAAGTTGCTGTTCATCGGTACTCCAGTTTTGTTGAATGTGATTTTCAAGTTCAGTTTGAAGTTGTTGCAACGTACTTAATGCCGTTTTGGCGGTCGGTGTTAATGCGTAAACGCGTTGGCGCGGATCAGCCCCGGTCACTTTTGTTAACAGCCCTTCTTGAGCCATCGTATTTAACTGCCGACTGAGTGTCGATGCATCGAGTTTGGTTAACGTGGTTAATTCTGCGTGCGAAATGCGTTCTTGATCGGGTTCAATGGCCATTAGAATATTGACTTGGGCTAACTTCAAGTTGAGTCGTAGCGCCCAGTGTTTCTTTTGTTCTTGATACAATAGATTCAGTTGATTAAACGTTGCTAAGGTTGAGCGCACGGTAAATCCCCCTTTAATTGTATAAAGCAATTTGATAATTGTATTATACAATAGTCGTGTTAGCGATTGCAAACAACTAATTTCTTTGAGGTTCCACTGCAAAACCGTTACAATAAGTAAGACAATTCAATTATAGAGAGTGTGAGTAATAATGACCTTTGATGGTTTAATGACCCACGCCGTTGTAAATGAGCTAAATACAACTTTAGCAGACGGCAAAATTACGAAAATTCAACAACCTTATCCAAACGAAGTAATCTTAACGATTCGGGCAAATCGTAAGACCTATCCCCTTCTCCTATCAGCCCACCCATCTTATGCGCGAGTGCAAGTGACGCGGGTGCCTTATGCAAACCCCGCAACGCCACCGAACTTCGCGATGTCTTTACGGAAGTATTTAGATGGCGCCATTTTAGAAAACATCAAGCAAATTGAAAGTGATCGGATTCTAAGATTCACATTTAAATCACGGAATGAACTGGGGGACTTACAACAACTATGCTTAATCGTTGAATTGATGGGCCGCCATAGTAATGTGATTTTGATTAATCAAGCGACCAATAAGATTCTAGATTTAATCCGGCACGTCGGTGTTTCGCAAAACCGTTATCGGTTCTTAATGCCTGGTGCCGATTATGTTAGTCCACCGGCTGCAACCGGGGTTGATGGTTTTACGACTGATTTAAAGACGCTTGATTGGTTAAGTTATTATAACGAAGCTGCTGATGAACAAGTCAAATGGTTACAACAACACTTCCAAGGGATGAGTCGTGAAAGTGCCGTTGAACTACAAACCCGTTTAATGGATCATGACAATTATTTGGCGGTTGTGACTGATTTCTTCAAGCAATTCGACCAAGTGACACCAACGTTAACAGTTGGTGAAAAGAAGTCGTGGTTCACGGCCTTCCCATATGAGAGCCTGACAGGGACACTGAGCCATTTTGACACGTTGAGTGAGCTGTTAGACCAATATTACTTACACAAGGCGCAGCGTGACCGAGTGCAGCAACAAGGTGGTGCGCTCATCCACTTCATCCGCAACGAGATTCAAAAGGATGAAAAGAAACTGAAAAAACTACAAAAAACGTTAAAAGCAGCCGACAGTGCTGATGATTACCGGATTAAGGGTGAAATTTTGACCACCTATTTGCGGGAAGTCGAACGTGGCATGACTGAAGTCACGTTGCCCAATTTCTACGACAATAACGAACCGCTTAAGATTACCTTGTCGAACCAGATTAGCCCTTCAAAAAATGCGCAGAAGTATTTCTCGAAATATCAGAAGCTCCGGAATTCAATTGCCTACGTCAATGAACAAATGGCAAAGACCGAAGCAGAACTTGCCTACTTCAACACGATTATGGCGCAAATTGAAATTGCTGAACCCAAAGATTTAGAGGATATCAAAGCTGAATTACAGGCTGAAGGTTATTTAAAGGCTAAGAAAACCGGTGCCAAGAAGCAGAAACGTTACAAGATTAGTGAACCTGAAGTTTTCTATGCGAGTGATGGTACCCGGATTTTCGTTGGCAAGAATAACTATCAAAATGATCAATTAACCTTGAAAAAAGCCCATAAAACTGATATCTGGTTGCATGTGAAGAACATTCCCGGGTCTCATGTGATTATTGATAGCCCAGATCCATCAGAAGATACGCTTCAAGAAGCCGGCAACTTAGCGGCCTACTTCTCGAAGGCGCGCTTATCAGCGGCCGTGCCAGTTGATTATATTCAGGTTAAGAAGATTAAAAAACCGAACGGTGCGCGACCAGGGTTTGTGATTTACGAAGGGCAACAAACACTTTATACGACACCAGACGAGCAACTCGTTCAAAAGCTACGTAACAAACCTGTGCAAGACTAATAAAAAGCGTTACTCCAAAGTGAATTGGGGTAACGCTTCTTTGATTGGTGCGGCTGATGGCACACGATAAACGTGTTCTGCAAGCCATTACTTTCCGGTTAACACTCTATTCTAATGGGCGTCTGACCATGCTTGTGGGTCTTGGCGCCATTCATTGAGTGATGTAGCTTGTTCTGGAGTTAAGTTATCAGCGGCTTCTTCGACCGCTAATAAGGCGGAGAAATTCGATAAGGTCGTTAGTGGTAAGTTAGCAGTTGCGAAATTCTGTTGGCCGGCTGCTAGTTCGTATGAAAAGATGCCAAAAATACCAAGGACTTCTGCGCCCTCTTTTTGAGCGGCGGCCGCTGCTTGTAAGACACTCCCGCCGGTTGAAATTAAATCGTCAATGAGGACTAATTTTTGACCGGCTTTAAACGGTCCTTCGATTTGACGGCCTTGACCGTGATCTTTCGGTTTCGACCGAATGTAAACCATCGGTAAGTCGAGTTCGGCTGCGACCCATGCAGCATGGGGAATCCCCGCGGTTGCTGTTCCGCCGATGACTTCAACGTCTGGGAATTGCGCTTTGATTGCCGCAGCTAAGTTGCTGGCAATGAGCTTGCGGACTTTGGGATAACCAATCGTTAAACGGTTATCGCAATAGATGGGACTTCTTAGCCCACTCGCCCAAGTAAAAGGGTTGTTAGGACTGAGACTGACGGCATGAATATCGATTAAGGCTTGTGCGACTTGGTGTGCAATTGTTGTCATTTGAAAGACTCCCATTCTGATTTGATAGCTTGGTAAGCTTGATATGGATTTGTAGCTTGCGTAATTGGGCGCCCAACGACAATCGCCGAGCTCTCAGCTTGTGCGGCTTCGTGTGGTGTTACAGCCCGTTTTTGATCATTGGTTTGGCTTGTTGCTGGCCGAATCCCAGGTGTGACGCAGAGAAAATCAGCATTGGTGTGTTCGCGAATCGTTGGCACCTCTTGAGCAGAACAGACCACGCCATCGCAATCCGAGTTCTGTGCGAGTTGCGCATAGTGTGCGACAGATTCTGGTAGGCTGACATTAACGAGTTGTTCGGTTTGCATTTGCGCTTCGCTGGTCGACGTAAGCTGCGTAATCGCTAGTAGTTTAGCGGGCCGCACGTTGCCAAGTGCGGCGCCTTTTTTCAGACCAGCCGCCCCTGCTTTGAGCATTGCCTGCCCACCAGCTGCGTGAATCGTTGTGTAATCGACACCGAGTTGGCCGATAACAGTCATCGCGCTTTGAACGGTGTTTGGAATGTCATAGAGTTTTAGGTCGAGAAAAATCCGATAGCCGCGCGCTTTTAACGTTTTAATCAGCTGTGGTCCCTCTTGGTAAAAAAGTTCCATGCCGACTTTAACGAATAAGGATTCATCAGTTGGAAATTGCACTAAAAAACGATCTGTTGTTTCCCAGTCTGGAAAGTCGAGCGCGATAATTAAAGGGTTAGTCATGAGTGCCCTCCTGTGGTAGACCGAATGATTTTAAATCGGTTAGTTGATATTTAGCGAGTTCATCTGGTAATGCGGCGATTAGTTTTGGACAGGCAAATGGATCGCTGAAATTAGCAGTGCCGACTGCGATGGCATTGGCGCCGGCGGCCATTAATTCAAGTGCATCCGCAGCTGTTGAGACACCGCCCATTCCAATAATCGGTAATTTCGAAATTGAACGGACTTGATGAATGAGCCGGATGGCAACGGTTTTTATCGCTGGTCCAGATAAGCCGCCTGTTTGATTAGCGAGAATTGGTTGGCGTGTTTTTGGATCAATCCGCATCCCCACCAGTGTATTGATTAATGAGAAGCCGGCTGCCCCCGCTGCTTCAACTGCTTGCGCAATCGGACGAATATCCGTCACGTTTGGTGAGAGCTTCACGTAAACCGGCACTTGGCTGACTGCAACACAGGCCTTCGTCAACGTGGCAGCGGCTTCTGGTGATGTGCCAAATTCAAGACCGCCATGGGCCACGTTTGGGCACGAGATATTCAGTTCGATGGCATGGACGTTGGGCGCTTGGCTGATTTGTTCACAGACAGCGACGTAATCAGCTTCGGTATTGCCGGCGACATTGGAGATGATTGGTAACTCGGGATAATGCTCGGCTAACCAGGGTAATTTTTCTTGCATAATGACTTCAATCCCGGGATTTTGTAAGCCAATCGCGTTCAACATCCCACTTGGGGTTTCAGCAACCCGTGGTGTCGCATTGCCAAGTCGGGGTTCTTTCGTTGCCGCTTTGATAATAATTGCGCCAAGTTCGTTGAGGTCATAATAGCGACCGTATTCCTGACCGAAGCCAAAACACCCGGAGGCGGGCATAATCGGATTTTTTAAAGCTAAGCCTGGTAAAGTTACTGCTAAGTCTGTCATTAAATGAGCACCTCATTTGTTTTGAAGACGGGTCCGTCATCGCAAATTTTGAGCTGAATGCTTGGATCACGTTTGAGTTTGGTGACACAGGCGTAGCAGGCACCAATCCCACAAGCCATCCGTTCTTCCAATGAGATATAGGCATTGGGATGCTCACTGAATCGATTATCGACGGCCATTAACAAGCCTTTTGGTCCGCATGCGTAAATGGCATCATATCGGGTTGTCGCATCAGCAAACTGTGCATCGAGTAATAAACCAACATGGCCTTGGTAGCCGTACGAGCCATCATTTGTCGCATAAGCGACTGGCCCGAGCTTGCGAAAGTGATCTTCATAGAAAATGGCTGCTTTAGTTGCAAAGCCGAACACGTGTTGAACGTGAACGCCTTTTGCATTAAGTTGCCGTGAGAGTTCATGTAATGGTGGAATCCCAGTCCCGCCACCAATGATTAGCGCGTTTTGTCCGGCTACTAATTGGTCAATTGGATAACCGTTACCAAGAGGCCCTAAGACGGACAAGCTTGTGCCCACCGGTGATTCACTTAAGATCGTGGTGCCTTCACCAACAACGCGGTATAACAAGGTAATCGTGTTAGTTTGGCGGTCGACATTGGCAATCCCAAATGGCCGACGTAATAAAAGGGCGTCACTGGGGATTTTGATATCGACAAATTGTCCCGGTGCAATGGGTTGCTGTGCGAGGTCTCCGGTGAGGCATAATTCATAGATACTGGGGGCAATTTCGGTTTGCTTAGTGAGGGTTAATTGGTATTCTAATGGCAACATTTAGCAGACTCCTTCTGATTTTTATGTAATAAAAGAGCCTTAGGCAAAGGGCTTCAGACTCTTTTAGTGGTTTTAAAGTGGTTTGGTCAGGAGCGATTGAGATTCTAGGACCGCTAAGATCGCATCAGCGGTATCCAATGAGGTCATCAATGGAATGCCGTGTTCAATGGCGGTTTGGCGAATGACGATGCTGTCTTTAGCGACTTGTGGGGCTTCGTTCAAGCCGGTTGTGTTGATGACCAGTTGAATGTGGCCGGCTTTGATTTTATCAAGTAAATCGCCGCTCGTAGCATTAATCTTGGCAACGGATTGCACTGGCACACCTGCTGCTTGGAATTCTTGACTAGTCCCAGGCGTGGCAATGATTTGATAGCCAACTTCGCGGAAGCGTTTTGCTAATTCGAGCGCTTGTGTCTTATCTTGGTTAGTAATTGTCATTAAGACGTTCCCGTGACTTGGTAAGTGCATCCCACTAGCTTCGAACGCTTTATAGAGTGCTTTTTGCATCGTTACGTCAGTTCCCATGACTTCCCCGGTCGATTTCATTTCTGGCCCGAGTAAGCTATCAACCCGCGTGAGTTTCGAGAATGAGAAGACAGGTGCTTTAATATGAATTAGTGGGCCCGCTGGTAATAGACCGGTTGGGCTCTTTAATTCAGCTAGTGTGCTGCCTAAAATGACTTGGGTGGCCAGTTGCGCCATCGAGATGCCGGTGACTTTACTCAAGAATGGAACGGTCCGACTAGCCCGTGGATTGACTTCAATCACGTAGACTGCTTCATTTTGGATAATGAATTGGATGTTTAACAAGCCGCGACATTCAAGTGCTAAACAGAGCTTGGTCGTGTAAGTGATGATGGCTTGTTTTTCCGCATCCGTCAGATTTTGTGGTGGATAAACCGCCATTGAATCGCCCGAATGAACACCAGCGCGTTCGATATGTTCCATAATTCCCGGAATTAAGACATCTTTGCCGTCACAGATGGCATCGACTTCGCATTCTTTGCCCATTAAGTAGCGGTCAATTAGGACCGGTTGGTCGACTGAAACTTTAACGGCCTCTTTCATGTAATGTGTAAGGTCTTCTGCAGTATGAACGATTTCCATTGCCCGCCCGCCTAAAACGAAACTAGGTCGGATTAAGACCGGATAACCAATCTCTTCAGCAATCTTCAACGCATCTGGCGTATTGGTTGCGGTTGCCCCGACTGGTTGTGGAATGTCGAGTTCGGCGATTAATTGATCGAATTGGTCACGGTCTTCAGCGCGGTTTAAGTTCGCGACGCTTGTCCCGAGAATCTGCACACCATTTTCGGTCAGTGGTTCGGCAAGGTTGATGGCTGTTTGCCCCCCGAATTGCACAATCACCCCTTCTGGTTTTTCGAGTTCAACGACGTTGAGGACATCTTCTAGTGTCAGTGGTTCGAAGTACAATTTATCTGAAATTGAAAAGTCAGTCGAAACTGTTTCTGGATTACTGTTCATGATAATTGCTTCGTAGCCCGCCTTTTGGATGGCTTGCACACAGTGGACGGTTGCATAATCGAATTCAACCCCCTGCCCAATCCGAATTGGACCGGAACCAATCACTAAGATTGAAGGCTTTGTGCTGACAATGCTTTCGTTTTCTTGTTCGTAAGTCGCGTAGTAATAAGGTGTTTGTGATTCGAATTCGGCTGCACAAGTATCGACCATCTTATAAACTGGCTGAATGCCACTTTCTTGGCGCATTTGGCGGACTTGGGCAGGCATGATTTGCCAAGTTGCGGCAATTTTAGCGTCGGCAAAGCCATTTTTCTTGGCGAGTTCGAGTAATTCTAAGTCACCTTTATCGGTCCGGAGTTGTTCTTCAATTTCAACAATGTGGCTGAGTTTATCCAGGAAGAAAAGATCAATTTTTGTCAATTCACTAAGTTCTTGAATTGAATAACCGCGGCGCAATGCTTCGGCAAGGTAGAAAAGTCGGTCGTCTTGGGGATGTA
Proteins encoded in this window:
- the carB gene encoding carbamoyl-phosphate synthase large subunit; this translates as MPKRTDIHKILVIGSGPIVIGQAAEFDYSGTQACLALKEEGYQVVLINSNPATIMTDKAVADTVYIEPITIDFVTQILRKELPDAILPTLGGQTGLNMALELANNGILAELNIELLGTKLSAIDQAEDRELFKNLMNQLNEPIPESAIAHSLVEAQTFVNENGYPVIIRPAFTLGGTGGGIAENAGELSTIVKNGLSLSPVGQVLVEQSIAGFKEIEFEVMRDKNDNALVVCNMENFDPVGIHTGDSIVFAPVQTLSDREVQTLRDAALKIIRALKIEGGCNVQLALDPNSDRYYIIEVNPRVSRSSALASKATGYPIAKMAAKIAIGLTLDEIHNPITGTTYAQFEPMLDYVVAKIPRWPFDKFNKGDRQLGTQMKATGEVMAIGRNIEEALLKAVRSLEIGTDHLEIPALTAVGDNDLVQRIVHPQDDRLFYLAEALRRGYSIQELSELTKIDLFFLDKLSHIVEIEEQLRTDKGDLELLELAKKNGFADAKIAATWQIMPAQVRQMRQESGIQPVYKMVDTCAAEFESQTPYYYATYEQENESIVSTKPSILVIGSGPIRIGQGVEFDYATVHCVQAIQKAGYEAIIMNSNPETVSTDFSISDKLYFEPLTLEDVLNVVELEKPEGVIVQFGGQTAINLAEPLTENGVQILGTSVANLNRAEDRDQFDQLIAELDIPQPVGATATNTPDALKIAEEIGYPVLIRPSFVLGGRAMEIVHTAEDLTHYMKEAVKVSVDQPVLIDRYLMGKECEVDAICDGKDVLIPGIMEHIERAGVHSGDSMAVYPPQNLTDAEKQAIITYTTKLCLALECRGLLNIQFIIQNEAVYVIEVNPRASRTVPFLSKVTGISMAQLATQVILGSTLAELKSPTGLLPAGPLIHIKAPVFSFSKLTRVDSLLGPEMKSTGEVMGTDVTMQKALYKAFEASGMHLPSHGNVLMTITNQDKTQALELAKRFREVGYQIIATPGTSQEFQAAGVPVQSVAKINATSGDLLDKIKAGHIQLVINTTGLNEAPQVAKDSIVIRQTAIEHGIPLMTSLDTADAILAVLESQSLLTKPL
- the pyrF gene encoding orotidine-5'-phosphate decarboxylase, producing MTNPLIIALDFPDWETTDRFLVQFPTDESLFVKVGMELFYQEGPQLIKTLKARGYRIFLDLKLYDIPNTVQSAMTVIGQLGVDYTTIHAAGGQAMLKAGAAGLKKGAALGNVRPAKLLAITQLTSTSEAQMQTEQLVNVSLPESVAHYAQLAQNSDCDGVVCSAQEVPTIREHTNADFLCVTPGIRPATSQTNDQKRAVTPHEAAQAESSAIVVGRPITQATNPYQAYQAIKSEWESFK
- a CDS encoding NFACT RNA binding domain-containing protein, with product MTFDGLMTHAVVNELNTTLADGKITKIQQPYPNEVILTIRANRKTYPLLLSAHPSYARVQVTRVPYANPATPPNFAMSLRKYLDGAILENIKQIESDRILRFTFKSRNELGDLQQLCLIVELMGRHSNVILINQATNKILDLIRHVGVSQNRYRFLMPGADYVSPPAATGVDGFTTDLKTLDWLSYYNEAADEQVKWLQQHFQGMSRESAVELQTRLMDHDNYLAVVTDFFKQFDQVTPTLTVGEKKSWFTAFPYESLTGTLSHFDTLSELLDQYYLHKAQRDRVQQQGGALIHFIRNEIQKDEKKLKKLQKTLKAADSADDYRIKGEILTTYLREVERGMTEVTLPNFYDNNEPLKITLSNQISPSKNAQKYFSKYQKLRNSIAYVNEQMAKTEAELAYFNTIMAQIEIAEPKDLEDIKAELQAEGYLKAKKTGAKKQKRYKISEPEVFYASDGTRIFVGKNNYQNDQLTLKKAHKTDIWLHVKNIPGSHVIIDSPDPSEDTLQEAGNLAAYFSKARLSAAVPVDYIQVKKIKKPNGARPGFVIYEGQQTLYTTPDEQLVQKLRNKPVQD
- a CDS encoding MarR family winged helix-turn-helix transcriptional regulator, producing the protein MRSTLATFNQLNLLYQEQKKHWALRLNLKLAQVNILMAIEPDQERISHAELTTLTKLDASTLSRQLNTMAQEGLLTKVTGADPRQRVYALTPTAKTALSTLQQLQTELENHIQQNWSTDEQQLLKILLNRYYQSFNRPLK
- a CDS encoding DegV family protein, coding for MKIAVVTDSTAYLTEQQVKDHHLFVVPIPVILDGQVYDEGVDITTEEFYQKLKTSETFPSTSQPPLGEMLKLYEDLGNEGYDAVISIHLASTISGFVTTLKNAASTIDNIQVVPYDSGITVMLMGYLAMEAARMARDPEVTVDQIIARLDDLKSTMDECFIVNDLQNLVRGGRLSNASAFIGSMLKIKPLLTFDADTNKITAFEKVRSLKKAYARAEQIFAETAERVDYPLRALIIHANDEPAAIAWRDKLQANYPDLPIDISYFGPVIGTHLGEKAIALAWIKDFDKA
- the pyrE gene encoding orotate phosphoribosyltransferase, with the protein product MTTIAHQVAQALIDIHAVSLSPNNPFTWASGLRSPIYCDNRLTIGYPKVRKLIASNLAAAIKAQFPDVEVIGGTATAGIPHAAWVAAELDLPMVYIRSKPKDHGQGRQIEGPFKAGQKLVLIDDLISTGGSVLQAAAAAQKEGAEVLGIFGIFSYELAAGQQNFATANLPLTTLSNFSALLAVEEAADNLTPEQATSLNEWRQDPQAWSDAH
- a CDS encoding dihydroorotate dehydrogenase, with amino-acid sequence MTDLAVTLPGLALKNPIMPASGCFGFGQEYGRYYDLNELGAIIIKAATKEPRLGNATPRVAETPSGMLNAIGLQNPGIEVIMQEKLPWLAEHYPELPIISNVAGNTEADYVAVCEQISQAPNVHAIELNISCPNVAHGGLEFGTSPEAAATLTKACVAVSQVPVYVKLSPNVTDIRPIAQAVEAAGAAGFSLINTLVGMRIDPKTRQPILANQTGGLSGPAIKTVAIRLIHQVRSISKLPIIGMGGVSTAADALELMAAGANAIAVGTANFSDPFACPKLIAALPDELAKYQLTDLKSFGLPQEGTHD
- a CDS encoding dihydroorotate dehydrogenase electron transfer subunit encodes the protein MLPLEYQLTLTKQTEIAPSIYELCLTGDLAQQPIAPGQFVDIKIPSDALLLRRPFGIANVDRQTNTITLLYRVVGEGTTILSESPVGTSLSVLGPLGNGYPIDQLVAGQNALIIGGGTGIPPLHELSRQLNAKGVHVQHVFGFATKAAIFYEDHFRKLGPVAYATNDGSYGYQGHVGLLLDAQFADATTRYDAIYACGPKGLLMAVDNRFSEHPNAYISLEERMACGIGACYACVTKLKRDPSIQLKICDDGPVFKTNEVLI
- a CDS encoding DUF1836 domain-containing protein, whose translation is MQSQEFEKWLGDFQQLRLPLWSEFPDLDLYMDQVISEVNKRLSPLLDVKITKTMINSYVKMAIIERPEKKRYNRDHLAELIVVSIMKLVFPLDVIKQGISQSLANDTAGKAYDQFVRLFNAEIANINAQSTVNEFNLNEEPLNIVQKVAVKSVIYKLIGTKLVTLEEPVSIL